One genomic region from Haloterrigena gelatinilytica encodes:
- a CDS encoding glycosyltransferase — MSDVDASVVVPARDEGSRLERTLNSLVAQTFDGRFEVVVVASGERTLAAARAHPIVDRVLIDDSRVGPGRARNRGAAAATGDVLLFTDADTVVPSAWVRRHWRHYATPSVVGVGGPLRPLAGGLAHRVRFRLLSDWWYRVSWPVGFVQQPGSNCSVRRSAFEAVDGFDESLSFLEDTDLSLRLCEAGSVVYDPSCPVRTSVRRHEREGYLPLLLAYLVGYLEYALPGRSPTRDHFS, encoded by the coding sequence ATGTCCGACGTCGACGCCTCGGTCGTCGTCCCCGCTCGCGACGAAGGATCGCGACTCGAGCGAACGCTGAATTCGCTCGTCGCGCAGACCTTCGACGGCCGTTTCGAGGTGGTCGTCGTCGCGAGCGGCGAACGGACGCTGGCAGCGGCTCGAGCGCATCCGATCGTCGACCGAGTCCTGATCGACGACAGCCGGGTGGGACCCGGCCGGGCCAGGAACCGGGGCGCTGCGGCCGCGACCGGCGACGTCCTGCTGTTCACCGACGCCGACACGGTCGTCCCGTCGGCGTGGGTGCGACGCCACTGGCGCCACTACGCGACGCCATCGGTCGTCGGCGTCGGCGGTCCGCTCCGGCCCCTCGCCGGTGGACTGGCCCACCGCGTTCGCTTTCGGCTCCTCTCGGACTGGTGGTACCGGGTGAGCTGGCCCGTCGGCTTCGTCCAGCAACCGGGGTCGAACTGCAGCGTGCGCCGGTCGGCGTTCGAGGCGGTCGACGGCTTCGACGAATCGCTTTCCTTCCTCGAGGACACGGACCTCTCCCTGCGATTGTGCGAGGCGGGGTCCGTCGTCTACGACCCCAGTTGCCCGGTCCGGACGTCGGTGCGGCGTCACGAGCGAGAGGGCTACCTCCCGCTCCTGCTGGCGTACCTCGTGGGCTACCTCGAGTATGCGCTGCCGGGCCGGTCGCCGACGCGGGACCACTTCTCGTAG
- the mobA gene encoding molybdenum cofactor guanylyltransferase → MTSERSLGGVVLAGGYSTRFGESDKAVADLAGTPMIRRVVDRLATVTDDLVVNCRDDQLEAIRAALAGSDLEPRYATDPVPDRGPLAGMRVGLEAVDREYAAVVACDMPFVEPALLETLHERARGRDGAVVRLEDGWYQTTQAVYRADAMAEACAETLDSEDERIVAAIDRIDVAEVGEEALEGVSERTFEGIDTQEALEEAERRLEE, encoded by the coding sequence GTGACCAGCGAACGCTCGCTCGGCGGCGTCGTCCTCGCCGGCGGCTACTCCACGCGCTTCGGCGAGTCGGACAAGGCCGTCGCCGACCTCGCGGGAACGCCCATGATCCGCCGAGTCGTCGACCGACTCGCGACCGTGACCGACGACCTCGTGGTCAACTGCCGCGACGATCAGCTCGAGGCGATTCGGGCCGCGCTCGCTGGCAGCGACCTCGAGCCCCGATACGCGACCGACCCCGTCCCGGACAGGGGGCCGCTGGCCGGCATGCGGGTCGGCCTCGAGGCCGTCGACCGCGAGTACGCGGCCGTCGTCGCCTGCGACATGCCCTTCGTCGAGCCCGCGCTGCTCGAGACGCTCCACGAGCGCGCCCGCGGCCGCGACGGCGCCGTGGTCCGCCTCGAGGACGGCTGGTACCAGACGACCCAGGCCGTCTACCGGGCCGACGCGATGGCCGAGGCCTGCGCGGAGACCCTCGACTCCGAGGACGAGCGGATCGTCGCCGCGATCGACCGCATCGACGTCGCGGAAGTCGGCGAGGAGGCCCTCGAGGGCGTCTCCGAGCGGACGTTCGAGGGGATCGACACGCAGGAGGCACTCGAGGAAGCGGAGCGTCGACTCGAGGAGTGA
- a CDS encoding helix-turn-helix transcriptional regulator yields the protein MENNLKVWRAKADVTQAELADEVDVSRQTINAIERGRYDPSLELAFELALYFDCRIENIFTYEPADDD from the coding sequence ATGGAGAACAATCTCAAGGTCTGGCGGGCGAAAGCCGACGTCACGCAGGCCGAACTCGCCGACGAGGTAGACGTCTCCCGGCAGACGATCAACGCCATCGAGCGCGGACGGTACGATCCGAGCCTCGAGTTAGCCTTCGAACTGGCGCTGTACTTCGATTGCCGGATCGAGAATATCTTCACGTACGAGCCCGCAGACGACGATTGA
- the ilvD gene encoding dihydroxy-acid dehydratase — MSQQPEQRSPAEGKPDDLPSNEVTEGVERAPHRAMFRAMGYDDEDFDSPMIGVANPAADITPCNVHLDDVAGSAYDAVDEAGGMPIEFGTITISDAISMGTEGMKASLISREVIADSVELVAFGERMDGLVTIGGCDKNMPGMMMAAIRTDLPSVFLYGGSIMPGEHEGREITVQNLFEGVGAVADGEMSREELDEMERNACPGAGSCGGMFTANTMASISETIGFAPLGSSSPLAEDEDRYEVARESGELAVEAVEERRKPSDFLTKESFENAIALQVAVGGSTNAVLHLLAMAAEAGVDLDIEEFNEISARTPKIADLQPGGERVMKDLHEVGGVPVVLRELLEADLLHGDALTVTGETIAEGLERIDPPAIEDLDADFLNTVDEPIHERGAIRILTGNLAPDGAVIKITGEDHLHHEGPVRIFEEEENAMAYVQEGHVESGDVIGIRNEGPQGGPGMREMLGVTSAVAGQGHAEDVALFTDGRFSGATRGFSIGHVAPEAAVGGPIAALEDGDTITIDIDDHELSVDLTDEELEQRLEERDEPEPNYTTGVLAKYGQMFGSAANGAVTNPGAKQD; from the coding sequence ATGAGCCAACAGCCCGAACAGCGGTCGCCCGCGGAGGGCAAACCGGACGACCTGCCGAGCAACGAGGTCACGGAGGGGGTCGAACGCGCGCCCCACCGTGCGATGTTCCGCGCGATGGGGTACGACGACGAGGACTTCGACTCGCCGATGATCGGCGTCGCGAACCCGGCGGCCGACATCACCCCCTGTAACGTCCACCTAGACGACGTCGCGGGGTCGGCCTACGACGCCGTCGACGAGGCCGGCGGGATGCCTATCGAGTTCGGGACCATCACCATCTCCGACGCCATCTCGATGGGGACCGAGGGGATGAAGGCCTCCCTCATCTCCCGGGAAGTCATCGCCGACTCCGTCGAACTCGTCGCCTTCGGCGAGCGCATGGACGGGCTGGTCACCATCGGCGGCTGCGACAAGAACATGCCCGGCATGATGATGGCCGCCATCCGGACGGATCTCCCCAGCGTCTTCCTCTACGGCGGCTCGATCATGCCCGGCGAGCACGAGGGCCGCGAGATCACGGTCCAGAACCTCTTCGAGGGCGTCGGCGCCGTCGCCGACGGCGAGATGTCCCGCGAGGAACTCGACGAGATGGAGCGCAACGCCTGCCCCGGCGCCGGCTCCTGCGGCGGGATGTTCACCGCCAACACGATGGCGTCGATTTCCGAGACCATCGGCTTCGCGCCGCTGGGCTCGTCCTCGCCGCTCGCCGAGGACGAGGACCGCTACGAGGTCGCCCGCGAGAGCGGCGAACTCGCCGTCGAGGCCGTCGAGGAACGGCGTAAACCCTCGGACTTCCTCACCAAGGAGTCCTTCGAGAACGCCATCGCGCTCCAGGTCGCCGTCGGCGGCTCGACCAACGCCGTCCTCCACCTGCTGGCGATGGCCGCCGAGGCCGGCGTCGATCTCGACATCGAGGAGTTCAACGAGATCAGCGCCCGCACGCCCAAGATCGCCGACCTCCAGCCCGGCGGCGAGCGCGTCATGAAGGACCTCCACGAGGTCGGCGGCGTCCCCGTCGTCCTCCGCGAACTGCTCGAGGCGGACTTGCTCCACGGCGACGCGCTGACCGTGACGGGCGAGACGATCGCCGAGGGGCTCGAGCGCATCGATCCGCCGGCCATCGAGGACCTCGACGCGGACTTCCTCAACACCGTCGACGAGCCGATCCACGAGCGCGGCGCGATCCGTATCCTGACGGGCAACCTCGCGCCCGACGGCGCCGTCATCAAGATCACCGGCGAGGACCACCTCCACCACGAGGGCCCCGTCCGGATCTTCGAGGAGGAGGAGAACGCGATGGCGTACGTCCAGGAAGGCCACGTCGAGAGCGGCGACGTCATCGGGATCCGGAACGAGGGTCCCCAGGGCGGCCCCGGCATGCGCGAGATGCTCGGCGTCACGAGCGCGGTCGCCGGCCAGGGCCACGCCGAGGACGTCGCGCTCTTTACCGACGGTCGGTTCTCCGGGGCGACCCGCGGCTTTTCCATCGGCCACGTCGCGCCGGAGGCCGCCGTCGGCGGCCCCATCGCGGCCCTCGAGGACGGCGACACGATCACCATCGACATCGACGACCACGAGCTCTCCGTGGACCTCACAGACGAGGAACTCGAACAGCGACTCGAGGAACGCGACGAGCCGGAACCCAACTACACGACGGGCGTGCTGGCGAAGTACGGCCAGATGTTCGGTTCGGCGGCGAACGGCGCCGTGACGAACCCCGGCGCGAAGCAGGACTAG
- a CDS encoding adenylyltransferase/cytidyltransferase family protein, producing the protein MTRTVVAQGTFDILHPGHVHYLEEAAAMGDELLVIVARKSNVDHKEKPICPAAQRRDVVAALEAVDDAIVGHEEDIFAPIEEIDPDVIALGHDQHHDDDAIEAELERRGIDCTVERASARDPEREDEILSTRLIIDRILERRG; encoded by the coding sequence ATGACGCGGACGGTCGTCGCCCAGGGGACCTTCGACATCCTCCATCCCGGACACGTCCACTACCTCGAGGAGGCCGCGGCGATGGGCGACGAACTGCTCGTCATCGTCGCCCGGAAGTCGAACGTCGACCACAAGGAGAAACCGATCTGTCCGGCGGCACAGCGTCGGGACGTCGTCGCCGCCCTCGAGGCCGTCGACGACGCGATCGTCGGCCACGAGGAGGACATCTTCGCGCCCATCGAGGAGATCGATCCCGACGTGATCGCGTTGGGTCACGACCAGCACCACGACGACGACGCGATCGAGGCCGAACTCGAGCGCCGCGGAATCGACTGCACCGTCGAACGCGCGAGCGCCCGCGACCCCGAGCGAGAAGACGAGATCCTCTCGACGCGGCTGATCATCGATCGGATCCTCGAGCGCCGCGGCTGA
- the yqeC gene encoding selenium cofactor biosynthesis protein YqeC: MDDDPDPDLVDALAADASLTCVVGAGGKKSTLYELAGRLERAVVTATVRIPIFDRQVAAVRVTEDPADLLERADAGEADGAVNGLEWPLGLVPEQERDDRYLGYEPDVVDRIAAASSVDHVLVKADGARTRLLKAPNEREPQLPETVDTVLAIASVDAVGRPLDEGAVHRPERVAAVTGRDLGDTIRPDDVATILTSPDGGLKDVPPDATYVPVLNMVDDADDRAVAREVATRILERSADAGAAAHGRISRVVLTSMIADEPLVDVLE, encoded by the coding sequence ATGGACGACGACCCGGATCCCGATCTCGTCGACGCCCTCGCGGCCGACGCCTCGCTCACCTGCGTCGTCGGCGCCGGGGGCAAGAAATCGACGCTGTACGAACTCGCCGGCCGCCTCGAGCGCGCCGTCGTGACGGCGACCGTCCGCATTCCGATCTTCGACCGGCAGGTCGCCGCGGTGCGAGTCACCGAGGACCCGGCCGACCTGCTCGAGCGGGCCGACGCCGGCGAGGCCGACGGCGCCGTGAACGGCCTCGAGTGGCCGCTGGGCCTGGTCCCGGAACAGGAGCGAGACGATCGGTACCTGGGGTACGAACCGGACGTCGTCGACCGGATCGCGGCGGCCTCGAGCGTCGATCACGTCCTCGTCAAGGCCGACGGGGCGCGAACGCGGCTGCTGAAGGCGCCGAACGAGCGCGAGCCGCAGCTTCCGGAGACGGTCGACACGGTGCTCGCGATCGCCAGCGTCGACGCGGTCGGCCGTCCCCTCGACGAGGGGGCCGTCCACCGGCCGGAGCGCGTCGCGGCCGTTACCGGACGCGATCTCGGCGACACGATTCGGCCGGACGACGTCGCGACGATCCTCACCAGCCCCGACGGCGGGCTGAAGGACGTGCCGCCGGACGCGACGTACGTACCGGTGCTCAACATGGTCGACGACGCGGACGACCGCGCGGTCGCCCGCGAGGTCGCGACGCGAATTCTCGAGCGGAGCGCGGACGCCGGTGCGGCCGCCCACGGGCGAATCTCGCGCGTCGTCCTGACGAGCATGATCGCCGACGAGCCGTTGGTCGACGTCCTCGAGTGA